One segment of Lutra lutra chromosome 12, mLutLut1.2, whole genome shotgun sequence DNA contains the following:
- the ORAI1 gene encoding calcium release-activated calcium channel protein 1: protein MHPEPAPPPNSSSPELPLSGGSTTSGSRRSRRRSGDGEPPGSPPPPAAVTYPDWIGQSYSEVMSLNEHSMQALSWRKLYLSRAKLKASSRTSALLSGFAMVAMVEVQLDADHDYPPGLLIAFSACTTVLVAVHLFALMISTCILPNIEAVSNVHNLNSVKESPHERMHRHIELAWAFSTVIGTLLFLAEVVLLCWVKFLPLKKQPGQPRPTSKPTAGGVVASVNSSTGGITPGQAAAIASTTIMVPFGLVFIVFAVHFYRSLVSHKTDRQFQELNELAEFARLQDQLDHRGDHPLTPAGHYA, encoded by the exons ATGCATCCggagcccgccccgcccccgaaCAGCAGCAGCCCGGAGCTTCCCCTCAGCGGCGGCAGCACCACCAGCGGCAGCCGCCGGAGCCGCCGCCGCAGCGGGGACGGGGAGCCCCCGGGGTCGCCGCCACCGCCAGCCGCCGTCACCTACCCGGACTGGATCGGCCAGAGTTACTCCGAGGTGATGAGCCTCAACGAGCACTCGATGCAGGCGCTGTCCTGGCGCAAGCTCTACTTGAGTCGCGCCAAGCTCAAAGCCTCCAGCCGGACCTCGGCTTTGCTCTCCGGCTTCGCCATG gTGGCGATGGTGGAGGTACAGCTGGACGCCGACCACGACTACCCGCCGGGGCTGCTCATCGCCTTCAGTGCCTGCACCACGGTGCTGGTGGCCGTGCACCTGTTCGCGCTCATGATCAGCACCTGCATCCTGCCAAACATCGAGGCGGTGAGCAACGTGCACAACCTCAACTCGGTCAAGGAGTCACCCCATGAGCGCATGCACCGCCACATCGAGCTGGCCTGGGCCTTCTCCACCGTCATCGGCACGCTGCTCTTCCTGGCCGAGGTCGTGCTGCTCTGCTGGGTCAAGTTCTTGCCCCTCAAGAAGCAGCCGGGGCAGCCCCGGCCCACCAGCAAGCCCACAGCTGGCGGCGTGGTGGCCAGTGTCAACAGCAGCACGGGTGGCATCACCCCGGGCCAGGCCGCCGCCATCGCCTCCACCACCATCATGGTCCCCTTCGGCCTGGTCTTTATCGTCTTTGCCGTCCACTTCTACCGCTCACTGGTCAGCCATAAGACGGACCGGCAGTTCCAGGAGCTCAACGAGCTGGCCGAGTTCGCCCGCCTGCAGGACCAGCTGGACCACAGAGGGGATCACCCTCTGACGCCCGCCGGTCACTACGCGTAA